A window of the Sordaria macrospora chromosome 6, complete sequence genome harbors these coding sequences:
- a CDS encoding mitochondrial 54S ribosomal protein uL22m, with translation MGGPRSTGKHKVEVEKLDVELKFDPHNCQDLVLDLLGLKCGALQALLQALLLPVHSGKRPLLPHRNAESGTYRREFCSTFPHCSESSPADHYRPARPSFVASTPIRAPSFCLERDRERGPIANAIHTGTIMSFNVPSRRLLKSAASPSSANALVPALQSLSIANTTTRSIHTTPSQQWSLFGWGKQKMEERNKAKEELKQTEAARTSKRPTQEEIVARVRGRLEGDSIFADTTPSSEAADHLAAEQGKHKDWALAKAEKKLAAAHGGKGKVEETTATGISLIKDHMVRAVDPDPRSRVRWERKMVIRKLQRGTDPWSVEPKTERIARTERKLVFKTNLLPTSVKKLVHLSRQIRGKTVSEALVQMQFSKKKMAKEVKTELLRAEAQAIVMRGMGLGKAAAATKKKDAAEAQEPVKIQTKDGKHMEIRDPTRIYVAETFVNKGPIRGAEIDYRARGRVFKMDKPTTSMTVVLKEEKTRIREHQERVAKKLRQGPWVHLPDRPVTSQRQFYSW, from the exons ATGGGAGGTCCACGCTCCACAGGCAAGCAtaaagttgaagttgagaagTTGGATGTTGAGTTGAAGTTCGATCCTCACAATTGCCAAGACCTGGTGTTGGACCTTCTGGGCCTTAAATGTGGGGCTTTACAAGCACTGCTGCAagcactgctgctgcccgtTCATTCGGGCAAAAGACCGTTGTTGCCGCATAGGAACGCGGAAAGCGGAACTTACCGTCGAGAATTTTGTTCCACTTTTCCTCACTGCAGCGAGTCCAGTCCGGCCGACCACTACCGTCCAGCCCGTCCGTCGTTCGTCGCGTCCACTCCGATCCGAGCTCCGTCTTTCTGTTtagagagagacagagagagaggccCGATTGCCAATGCCATCCACACCGGCACCATCATGAGTTTCAATGTGCCGTCCAGGCGGCTCCTGAAGAGCG CagcctccccctcctccgccaacgcCCTCGTCCCGGCTCTCCAGTCCCTCTCGATCGCCAACACTACAACTAGATCTATCCACACCACGCCATCCCAACAATGGAGTCTCTTCGGCTGGGGCAAgcagaagatggaggagcgtaacaaggccaaggaggagctcaagcaGACCGAGGCCGCCCGCACCTCCAAACGTCCTACGCAGGAGGAGATCGTCGCGCGCGTGCGCGGCCGTCTCGAAGGCGACTCCATCTTCGCCGACACCACGCCTTCGTCAGAAGCAGCCGACCACCTCGCCGCCGAGCAAGGGAAGCACAAGGACTGGGCCCTCgccaaggcggagaagaagcttgCCGCGGCGCAcggcggcaagggcaaggtcgaggagaccACGGCGACGGGCATCTCGCTGATCAAGGACCACATGGTGCGCGCGGTCGACCCGGACCCGCGCTCGCGCGTGCGCTGGGAGCGCAAGATGGTGATCCGCAAGCTGCAGCGCGGCACGGACCCGTGGAGCGTCGAGCCCAAGACGGAGCGCATCGCGCGCACCGAGCGCAAGCTGGTGTTCAAGACCAACCTGCTGCCGACCTCggtcaagaagctggtgCACCTATCGCGCCAGATCCGCGGCAAGACCGTGTCCGAGGCCCTGGTGCAGATGCAGttcagcaagaagaagatggccaAGGAAGTCAAGACGGAGCTGCTCCGCGCCGAGGCGCAGGCCATTGTCATGCGCGGTATGGGCTTGGGCAAGGCTGCCGCTGCtaccaagaagaaggacgccGCCGAAGCTCAGGAGCCCGTCAAGATCCAGaccaaggacggcaagcaCATGGAGATCCGCGACCCGACCCGCATCTATGTTGCCGAGACTTTCGTCAACAAGGGCCCCATCAGAGGTGCTGAGATCGATTATCGTGCCAGAGGCAGGGTGTTCAAGATGGACAAGCCTACTACTT CCATGACTGTCGTCCtcaaggaagaaaagacgCGCATCCGCGAGCACCAAGAGCGCGTCGCCAAGAAGCTCCGCCAAGGTCCCTGGGTTCACTTGCCCGACCGTCCCGTTACTTCCCAGCGCCAGTTTTACTCTTGGTAA